Proteins encoded together in one Nitratidesulfovibrio sp. window:
- a CDS encoding motility protein A yields the protein MDLATVLGILISFGLIGTALSMGGNPLFFVDSAALLIVLGGTLGAALVHYPLPVALRVLSITRKAFATRLHRIDLVIDQFMEFAHRARREGLLSLEPAVRNLDDPFLRKGLQLTIDGLEPDAIREIMESEIAALETRHSMGVDIFNALASYAPALGLVGTLIGLVQMLRSMNDPSSIGPAMAVALITTFYGVVLANLVFLPLAGKLRHRSKEEVQLMEMQLEGILAIARGENPRIILEKLTCYQPPRERRTN from the coding sequence ATGGATCTGGCAACCGTACTCGGCATCCTCATCTCGTTCGGGCTCATCGGCACCGCGCTGTCCATGGGCGGCAACCCGCTGTTCTTCGTGGATTCGGCGGCCCTGCTCATCGTGCTGGGCGGCACCCTGGGGGCCGCGCTGGTGCATTACCCGCTGCCCGTGGCCCTGCGCGTGCTGTCCATCACCCGCAAGGCCTTTGCCACCCGGCTGCACCGCATCGACCTGGTCATCGACCAGTTCATGGAATTCGCCCACCGCGCCCGGCGCGAGGGGCTGCTGTCGCTGGAACCCGCCGTGCGCAACCTGGACGATCCCTTTCTGCGCAAGGGGTTGCAGCTGACCATCGACGGGCTGGAGCCCGACGCCATCCGCGAGATCATGGAAAGCGAAATCGCCGCGTTGGAAACGCGCCACTCCATGGGGGTGGACATCTTCAACGCGCTGGCCTCGTACGCTCCGGCACTGGGGCTGGTGGGCACGCTCATCGGCCTCGTGCAGATGCTGCGTTCCATGAACGATCCCTCGTCCATCGGCCCGGCCATGGCCGTTGCGCTCATCACCACCTTTTACGGAGTGGTGCTGGCCAACCTGGTGTTCCTGCCGCTGGCGGGCAAGCTGCGCCACCGCAGCAAGGAAGAGGTGCAACTGATGGAGATGCAACTGGAAGGCATCCTGGCCATAGCCAGGGGCGAGAACCCGCGCATCATCCTGGAAAAGCTGACCTGTTATCAGCCCCCGCGCGAGCGGCGCACCAACTAG
- a CDS encoding flagellar motor protein MotB — MARNRRKPQPAGSTQPPWLITYSDLMTLLLTFFVLLVAISVIDERRRVMAVGSVAGSFGQEQGTASLREPADGRPVPGLVPLGDAPPRGRDLTPLRDMLWEDAERDINYQENGYIQIFSINDDVLFRTGSTELTERGAALLARIAPVLRGVEHPVLVAGHASPARDEEGILFRLRGDEKALPSPWRLSLGRATAVYRRLADLGVPRGRMLMEAHGDTRPRFDNLTPEGRRANRRVDIVLDRRNAEWARRMESLKEGAPVRETFQYKGFRFDFTMPGGPETDAAPGPDPGPEIDQGEGGR, encoded by the coding sequence ATGGCGCGCAACAGGCGGAAACCGCAGCCCGCAGGCAGCACCCAGCCGCCGTGGCTCATCACGTATTCCGACCTGATGACCCTGTTGCTGACCTTTTTCGTGCTGCTGGTGGCCATTTCGGTCATCGACGAGCGCCGCCGGGTCATGGCCGTGGGCTCGGTGGCAGGCAGCTTCGGGCAGGAGCAGGGCACCGCCAGCCTGCGCGAACCGGCGGACGGTCGCCCCGTGCCGGGCCTCGTCCCCCTGGGCGATGCTCCCCCGCGTGGCCGCGACCTGACCCCCCTGCGCGACATGCTGTGGGAAGATGCCGAGCGCGACATCAACTATCAGGAAAACGGCTACATCCAGATTTTCTCCATCAACGACGATGTGCTGTTCCGCACCGGCTCGACGGAGCTGACCGAACGCGGCGCGGCCCTGCTGGCGCGCATCGCCCCGGTGCTGCGCGGGGTGGAGCACCCGGTGCTGGTGGCAGGGCACGCCTCGCCCGCGCGCGACGAAGAGGGCATCCTGTTCCGGCTGCGCGGCGACGAAAAGGCCCTGCCGTCGCCGTGGCGGCTTTCGCTGGGGCGGGCCACGGCGGTGTACCGCAGGCTGGCCGACCTTGGCGTGCCGCGTGGCCGCATGCTCATGGAAGCCCACGGCGACACGCGCCCCCGTTTCGACAACCTGACCCCGGAAGGGCGGCGCGCCAACCGCCGCGTGGACATCGTGCTCGACCGGCGCAACGCCGAATGGGCAAGGCGCATGGAATCGCTGAAGGAGGGCGCCCCCGTGCGCGAAACCTTCCAGTACAAGGGGTTCCGGTTCGATTTCACCATGCCCGGCGGCCCGGAAACCGACGCGGCCCCCGGCCCGGACCCCGGCCCGGAAATTGACCAGGGCGAGGGAGGGCGCTGA
- a CDS encoding flagellar motor protein MotB → MADLLPPHVPPHAHAPARRPRSAPTEDKPRQPWLLTYSDLVTLLLTFFVLLLSMSSMNRVTLSRIGSHFGEAGEQASGVTGTVPERIRLLEPLLARPAQVYAHQREIKELLFPGAELPPGIDRSTLDKNLRILEHPEGVVLALTDDLLFAPGQWQLREAARPLLGMLAEVLEYVTADVAVAGHSDPRTEGAPVMEQSSAEGGPGGGAGAATGDAAGYELAGRRALTVLEYFVQRKLDPARFSVAGYGPDRPSLAGQPPAPGAPGAPGALGAAGAASGGRVSGNQAAGEGQDAAGGPGAATGSDDPDRNRRVEILVKTTPRLGGYQ, encoded by the coding sequence ATGGCCGACCTCCTTCCCCCCCACGTGCCCCCCCACGCACACGCCCCCGCGCGCCGTCCGCGCAGCGCCCCGACGGAGGACAAGCCCCGCCAGCCGTGGCTGCTGACCTATTCCGACTTGGTCACCCTGCTGCTGACCTTTTTCGTGCTGCTGCTGTCCATGTCATCCATGAACCGGGTGACCCTGTCGCGCATCGGCAGCCACTTCGGCGAGGCGGGCGAGCAGGCCTCGGGCGTCACGGGTACGGTGCCGGAGCGCATCCGGCTGCTGGAACCGCTGCTGGCGCGGCCCGCGCAGGTGTATGCCCACCAGCGCGAGATCAAGGAATTGCTGTTCCCCGGTGCCGAGTTGCCCCCCGGCATTGACCGAAGTACACTGGACAAGAACCTGCGGATACTGGAACATCCGGAGGGCGTGGTGCTGGCCCTGACCGACGACCTGCTGTTCGCCCCCGGCCAGTGGCAACTGCGCGAGGCGGCGCGCCCTTTGCTGGGCATGCTGGCCGAAGTGCTGGAGTACGTTACCGCCGACGTGGCCGTTGCCGGACACAGCGACCCGCGCACCGAGGGCGCGCCGGTAATGGAGCAGTCCTCCGCAGAGGGGGGGCCGGGCGGCGGGGCAGGGGCCGCAACGGGCGATGCCGCCGGGTACGAGCTGGCCGGGCGGCGGGCGTTGACGGTTTTGGAATATTTCGTGCAAAGAAAACTTGACCCTGCCCGGTTTTCCGTCGCGGGGTATGGCCCGGACCGGCCATCCCTTGCGGGGCAGCCCCCCGCGCCCGGTGCGCCCGGTGCGCCCGGTGCGCTGGGCGCGGCCGGCGCGGCGTCTGGTGGTCGGGTGTCCGGCAATCAGGCGGCTGGCGAGGGGCAGGACGCCGCAGGCGGCCCCGGTGCGGCGACGGGTTCCGACGACCCCGACCGCAACCGCCGGGTGGAAATTCTGGTAAAGACCACGCCGAGACTCGGCGGATATCAGTAG
- a CDS encoding flagellar basal body-associated FliL family protein → MAEEAAPPKKKSGKLKWIILILLLLVLAGAGGGGAYWWFVMRPAAQTAEGAQEAAKAEGKGDAKGGEAPARNAKVAKLPTFLVNLADPTGRRYLKLTMEVEVGSDATVKELEGQSAKVRDAVILLLSSKSYADLAPIESKLQLKNEVADRLNQILGGPKVLRVYITEMVIQ, encoded by the coding sequence GTGGCGGAAGAAGCCGCACCCCCAAAGAAGAAGTCCGGCAAGCTGAAGTGGATCATCCTCATTCTGTTGCTGCTGGTGCTGGCCGGAGCCGGTGGCGGCGGGGCGTACTGGTGGTTCGTCATGCGGCCCGCCGCACAGACTGCCGAGGGCGCGCAGGAAGCGGCCAAGGCCGAGGGCAAGGGTGACGCCAAGGGCGGCGAGGCCCCGGCCCGCAATGCCAAGGTTGCCAAGCTTCCGACATTTCTGGTGAACCTTGCAGACCCCACGGGCCGCCGCTACCTCAAGCTGACCATGGAGGTCGAGGTGGGCTCCGACGCCACGGTCAAGGAACTGGAAGGCCAGTCGGCCAAGGTGCGCGACGCGGTCATCCTGCTGCTGTCCAGCAAGTCGTACGCGGACCTCGCCCCCATCGAAAGCAAGCTCCAGCTCAAGAACGAGGTGGCCGACCGCCTGAACCAGATTCTGGGCGGCCCCAAGGTGCTGCGGGTGTACATTACCGAAATGGTCATCCAGTAG
- the fliN gene encoding flagellar motor switch protein FliN, with product MSDGKDVDQDLLAAQWAAALDSEEDDDGGGAKAAPAAAPAAAGGGEDDARLAEEWAKALASEEQTQLKKEKEQGFFASAAREAKFKDLTEEAKSPRPDSGRRELDFILDIPLDVSAELGRTRLLINELLQLGQGSVIELNKLAGEPLEVYVNGKLVARGEAVVINEKFGVRLTDIISPIERVKQLA from the coding sequence ATGAGTGACGGCAAGGATGTCGATCAGGATCTGCTGGCGGCCCAGTGGGCTGCCGCCCTGGATAGTGAGGAAGACGACGATGGCGGCGGCGCCAAGGCCGCGCCCGCTGCCGCGCCCGCTGCCGCCGGGGGCGGCGAGGACGACGCCCGCCTGGCCGAGGAATGGGCCAAGGCCCTGGCCAGCGAAGAGCAGACCCAGCTGAAGAAGGAGAAGGAGCAGGGGTTCTTCGCCTCTGCCGCGCGCGAGGCAAAGTTCAAGGATTTGACGGAAGAGGCCAAGTCGCCCCGGCCCGACAGCGGGCGGCGCGAACTGGACTTCATCCTGGACATTCCGCTGGACGTGTCGGCGGAACTGGGCCGCACCCGCCTGCTGATCAACGAACTGCTCCAGTTGGGGCAGGGTTCGGTCATCGAACTGAACAAGCTGGCCGGTGAACCGCTGGAAGTGTACGTCAACGGCAAGCTGGTGGCGCGCGGCGAGGCCGTGGTCATCAACGAAAAATTCGGCGTGCGCCTGACCGACATCATCAGCCCCATCGAACGGGTGAAGCAGCTTGCTTAA
- the fliO gene encoding flagellar biosynthetic protein FliO, whose amino-acid sequence MLNATESAVGAASPAASAAADMAAQISGQAPAQAEGAVRAVISANATMGDAVQALPHAAGQVATSAADAVNATMAHANATMASVNATVGASDGLAAAAVPAFSWSGYIQAVGVLFLLVGLLWLALWAVRRHGGLFRAVPGAGGFSRDDLRMEAQLPIGPRKGLMVVRFLNKRLLLGVTDQQITLLTEQDLDHEHGSDDATSDPDRVPGQPGGRGTGGFSSVLGRALGKGRTPSGG is encoded by the coding sequence TTGCTTAACGCCACCGAATCCGCCGTGGGCGCCGCCAGCCCCGCCGCCAGCGCCGCCGCCGACATGGCCGCGCAGATTTCCGGGCAGGCTCCGGCCCAGGCGGAGGGCGCCGTGCGCGCCGTCATTTCCGCCAACGCCACCATGGGCGATGCGGTCCAGGCCCTGCCGCATGCCGCGGGACAGGTGGCGACCAGTGCCGCCGACGCCGTGAATGCCACCATGGCTCACGCCAATGCCACCATGGCATCGGTCAACGCGACTGTCGGCGCCTCCGACGGCCTTGCTGCCGCCGCCGTGCCCGCCTTTTCGTGGAGCGGATACATCCAGGCCGTGGGCGTGCTGTTCCTGCTGGTGGGGCTGCTGTGGCTGGCCCTGTGGGCCGTGCGCCGCCACGGCGGGCTGTTCCGCGCCGTGCCGGGCGCGGGCGGCTTTTCGCGCGACGACCTGCGCATGGAGGCGCAGTTGCCCATTGGCCCGCGCAAGGGGCTTATGGTGGTACGCTTCTTGAACAAGCGATTGCTGCTGGGCGTCACCGACCAGCAGATAACGCTACTCACGGAGCAGGACCTTGACCATGAGCACGGCAGCGACGACGCAACTTCCGACCCCGACCGGGTCCCCGGCCAGCCCGGCGGGCGCGGCACCGGCGGCTTCTCCTCGGTGCTGGGGCGTGCCCTCGGCAAGGGGCGTACACCTTCCGGCGGTTGA